The Vibrio navarrensis genome has a segment encoding these proteins:
- the uspE gene encoding universal stress protein UspE — translation MSIYSKILVVADINKDEQPALARAVQLARKSVSKSHVTFFLSIYDFSYDMTSMLSLDERDAMRRGVIYQREQWMRKIAEPYVDESMTFDIKVVWHNRPYEAIIAEVFSGSHDIVIKGTRKHDVLESVIFTPTDWHLLRKCPVPVLLIKNADWPEQANIIASVNVGSDNSTHIELNNIMVERLLEISSRLDAQAYLVNAYPVTPANITIELPEFDPTTYTDAVRGHHLTSMKALRQQYGIDEEHTIVEQGLPEDIIPASADKLNAAMVILGTTGRTGLSAVFIGNTAEHVIDKINCDVLALKPKGYVSPLDPNIAS, via the coding sequence ATGAGTATTTACAGTAAAATCCTTGTGGTTGCCGACATTAACAAAGATGAACAACCTGCACTGGCGCGAGCTGTACAATTAGCCAGAAAGAGTGTCTCGAAGAGTCATGTTACTTTCTTTCTATCCATCTACGATTTCTCCTATGACATGACATCAATGCTGTCTTTAGATGAGCGTGATGCGATGCGCCGCGGTGTTATCTATCAACGCGAACAGTGGATGAGAAAAATTGCAGAGCCATATGTTGATGAATCGATGACCTTTGATATCAAGGTGGTTTGGCATAATCGCCCTTATGAGGCCATCATCGCCGAAGTGTTTTCAGGCAGTCATGACATCGTAATTAAAGGGACGCGTAAACACGATGTCCTTGAGTCGGTCATCTTCACACCAACTGATTGGCATTTGTTACGTAAGTGCCCTGTTCCTGTACTCTTGATTAAAAACGCCGATTGGCCAGAGCAAGCGAATATCATCGCATCAGTCAACGTGGGCTCGGATAACTCGACACATATCGAACTGAATAACATTATGGTTGAGCGGTTGTTGGAAATCTCATCCAGACTGGATGCACAAGCGTATTTGGTTAATGCTTATCCAGTAACACCTGCCAATATTACCATTGAGTTACCAGAGTTTGACCCGACGACCTATACCGATGCGGTACGTGGCCATCATCTCACGTCCATGAAGGCATTGAGGCAGCAATATGGGATAGATGAAGAGCACACCATCGTTGAGCAGGGGTTGCCAGAAGATATCATCCCCGCGTCGGCAGACAAGTTGAATGCTGCTATGGTGATTTTGGGGACAACTGGGCGAACCGGACTCTCAGCGGTCTTTATCGGAAATACCGCTGAACACGTGATTGATAAGATTAACTGTGATGTGTTGGCGCTTAAACCGAAAGGTTATGTCAGCCCGCTCGACCCCAACATCGCTTCCTAA
- the ccoN gene encoding cytochrome-c oxidase, cbb3-type subunit I, with amino-acid sequence MSQEKQLEQNYNYTVVRQFTLVTILWGIVGMAVGVLIAAQLVWPQLNFDTPWLTYSRLRPLHTNAVIFAFGTSALFATSYYVVQRTCQTRLFGGPLVAFTFWGWQAIILSAAITLPLGLTSGKEYAELEWPIDIAIAAVWVSYAVVFFGTLIKRKTSHIYVANWFFGAFIITVAVLHIVNSMAIPVSLTKSYSIYSGAVDAMVQWWYGHNAVGFLLTAGFLGMMYYFVPKQAERPVYSYRLSIVHFWALVSLYIWAGPHHLHYTALPDWTQSLGMVMSLVLFAPSWGGMINGIMTLSGAWHKLRYDPILRFLIVSLSFYGMSTFEGPMMSIKTVNALSHYTDWTIGHVHSGALGWVAMVSIGSVYHLIPRLFGQERMYSVGLINVHFWLATIGTVLYIVAMWISGVMQGLMWRAVNSDGTLTYSFVESVSASYPFYFVRFLGGFIFLTGMFLMAYNTYKTVSAPKHSLKAIPQPA; translated from the coding sequence ATGAGCCAAGAAAAGCAGCTTGAACAAAACTACAACTATACAGTCGTTCGCCAGTTTACCCTAGTGACCATTCTATGGGGTATTGTTGGTATGGCTGTTGGTGTTTTGATTGCCGCTCAGTTAGTATGGCCACAGCTTAACTTTGATACGCCGTGGTTGACGTACAGTCGTTTACGTCCATTGCATACTAACGCGGTAATTTTCGCGTTTGGTACTAGCGCCCTGTTCGCAACATCCTATTATGTTGTACAGCGCACCTGTCAAACTCGTCTCTTCGGTGGACCTTTGGTTGCCTTTACCTTCTGGGGTTGGCAGGCGATAATCCTTTCTGCAGCGATTACTCTGCCACTCGGTCTAACATCGGGTAAAGAGTATGCTGAGTTAGAATGGCCTATCGATATCGCGATCGCGGCGGTATGGGTTTCTTATGCTGTGGTGTTCTTTGGAACATTAATCAAACGTAAGACCTCTCATATTTACGTGGCAAACTGGTTCTTTGGAGCCTTTATTATCACTGTTGCCGTTCTGCACATTGTGAACAGTATGGCGATTCCTGTCTCTTTGACTAAATCATATTCGATTTATTCTGGCGCAGTGGATGCTATGGTGCAGTGGTGGTATGGCCACAACGCGGTAGGTTTCCTACTTACAGCTGGCTTCTTAGGTATGATGTACTACTTCGTTCCTAAACAAGCTGAACGTCCTGTTTATTCTTACCGTTTGTCTATCGTTCACTTTTGGGCGCTCGTTTCTCTTTACATCTGGGCTGGTCCTCACCACTTGCACTACACTGCTCTACCAGACTGGACTCAGTCTTTGGGCATGGTGATGTCGCTTGTGTTATTTGCTCCGTCTTGGGGTGGTATGATTAACGGTATCATGACACTTTCTGGTGCATGGCATAAGCTACGTTACGATCCTATCCTGCGTTTCTTGATTGTCTCTCTTTCCTTCTATGGTATGTCTACCTTTGAAGGTCCGATGATGTCGATTAAGACTGTCAACGCGCTATCACACTACACAGACTGGACCATCGGTCACGTTCACTCTGGTGCGTTGGGCTGGGTTGCCATGGTTTCTATCGGTTCTGTTTACCACTTGATCCCACGTTTGTTTGGTCAAGAACGTATGTACTCTGTTGGTCTGATCAACGTTCACTTCTGGTTAGCGACAATTGGTACTGTTCTGTACATCGTAGCGATGTGGATATCTGGCGTAATGCAAGGTCTGATGTGGCGTGCCGTGAACTCTGATGGTACGTTGACTTACAGTTTCGTCGAATCTGTATCTGCGTCTTACCCATTCTACTTTGTACGTTTCCTAGGTGGTTTCATCTTCCTAACTGGTATGTTCTTGATGGCCTACAATACGTACAAAACTGTCAGTGCACCAAAACATAGCTTGAAAGCTATTCCACAACCGGCATAA
- the ccoP gene encoding cytochrome-c oxidase, cbb3-type subunit III: MTTFWSLWIIVITVGTLVGCAVLLFWCAKDKMGVEEGADMGHEYDGIRELNNPLPKWWTYLFISTFVFAAVYLTLFPGLGSFKGVLGWQSSDQTVRTVAEYKEAIASAQQNKQLNQYAKELDDANTYFGEAFRSLAYNGSALRSIPEIAANDEATKVGQRLFLQNCSQCHGSDARGQKGFPNLTDNAWLYGGEPQAIVTTIMHGRVGQMPGWKDALGEQGVQEVVSYVLSLSGRTVNAREAEAGKSRFVVCAACHGTDGKGNPAVGAPDLTDKDWLFGDSRADVTETVMNGRSGVMPAWKDILGEDKVQLVAAYVWSLSNTENNK; encoded by the coding sequence ATGACTACATTCTGGAGTCTCTGGATTATCGTGATTACTGTCGGTACGCTTGTGGGCTGTGCTGTACTTCTTTTCTGGTGCGCCAAAGATAAAATGGGCGTCGAAGAAGGTGCAGATATGGGCCACGAGTACGATGGTATTCGGGAGCTGAACAATCCGCTACCAAAGTGGTGGACTTATCTTTTCATCAGTACGTTTGTTTTTGCTGCTGTGTACTTGACGCTGTTCCCTGGTTTGGGAAGTTTCAAAGGTGTACTTGGATGGCAGAGTTCAGACCAAACAGTTCGTACGGTTGCTGAGTACAAAGAAGCCATCGCGTCAGCACAACAAAACAAGCAGCTAAACCAGTATGCAAAAGAGCTTGACGACGCAAATACCTATTTTGGTGAAGCGTTCCGTAGTCTTGCGTACAACGGCAGCGCTTTGCGTTCTATCCCTGAAATTGCAGCAAATGATGAAGCAACCAAAGTTGGTCAACGTTTGTTCCTGCAAAACTGTTCGCAGTGTCATGGTTCAGATGCGCGTGGCCAAAAAGGTTTCCCTAACCTAACTGACAACGCGTGGTTGTACGGTGGTGAGCCTCAAGCCATCGTTACAACTATCATGCATGGCCGTGTTGGTCAGATGCCAGGTTGGAAAGACGCACTGGGTGAGCAAGGGGTTCAGGAAGTCGTTAGCTACGTTCTGAGCTTATCGGGTCGCACGGTAAATGCTCGCGAAGCCGAAGCAGGTAAATCTCGTTTTGTCGTTTGTGCAGCATGTCATGGTACCGATGGAAAAGGTAACCCTGCTGTTGGTGCACCAGATTTGACAGACAAAGACTGGCTATTTGGTGATTCGCGCGCAGATGTAACAGAAACAGTCATGAATGGCCGTTCTGGCGTAATGCCAGCCTGGAAAGATATTCTGGGTGAAGACAAAGTTCAACTGGTTGCTGCTTACGTTTGGAGCCTGAGCAACACCGAAAATAATAAGTAA
- a CDS encoding sulfite exporter TauE/SafE family protein, giving the protein MNGDYLGALMIGLAGAGHCLGMCGGIASLLNLGSQNPSPKLNTLFYNLGRLLSYGLFGAIVGGTISSLSDMAGLNQSLAWLRLLAALFMILVALYIAKWWNGLLFVEKLGQLLWRFIKPMTQHFMPIRHPLQAIPFGFLWGWLPCGLVYSALTWSALSGSALNGALMMLAFGLGTLPAMLLVGIGAEYFARIQKSSIFRHTSATILVLYGLYTGFGAATMLGLAR; this is encoded by the coding sequence ATGAATGGTGATTACCTTGGCGCGCTGATGATCGGGTTAGCGGGCGCTGGTCATTGTTTGGGAATGTGTGGTGGGATTGCCTCATTGCTCAATCTAGGCAGTCAAAATCCTTCTCCAAAGTTGAACACGCTTTTCTATAATTTAGGGCGTTTATTGAGTTATGGGCTGTTTGGCGCCATTGTCGGGGGGACCATTTCTTCTCTCAGTGATATGGCTGGACTCAATCAATCGCTAGCATGGTTGCGCTTATTGGCCGCCCTATTCATGATTCTGGTTGCCCTTTATATCGCGAAGTGGTGGAACGGACTTCTCTTCGTGGAGAAACTTGGGCAACTGCTTTGGCGTTTTATTAAGCCGATGACTCAACATTTCATGCCGATCCGCCACCCTTTACAAGCGATCCCTTTTGGTTTTCTATGGGGATGGTTGCCGTGTGGCTTAGTTTACTCAGCCCTCACTTGGTCCGCGCTCTCTGGCAGTGCTTTAAACGGTGCTTTGATGATGCTGGCATTTGGTTTGGGCACCCTGCCGGCGATGTTACTGGTTGGAATCGGTGCGGAGTATTTCGCTCGGATTCAAAAATCATCGATATTCAGACACACTTCAGCCACAATTCTAGTCCTATATGGACTCTATACCGGATTTGGCGCAGCAACGATGCTTGGTCTTGCCCGTTAA
- a CDS encoding DUF2987 domain-containing protein, whose translation MMKRNLALLGCAMSLFSSFSVQAQEYMFTYSKLFSQLKNNTKEGHDDVKVGIFFVNPQTKRLCNIEKAWMEKEQHYEEFVIPPSQELLLPLDNNLKSANPLVFVHTPQDIRCDYSLVVMTKEPLEGKVTYQQLAPLMPQMKDLLDDLGGMFSSWFTPEVEGVTMEFANGLNSKVTFSNGGEKAIVNGKVQVALTEIGEEGFVLLPQATTRVLPYLPRAKK comes from the coding sequence ATGATGAAAAGAAACCTAGCTCTGCTAGGATGTGCGATGAGTCTGTTTTCTTCCTTTAGCGTTCAAGCTCAGGAATACATGTTTACCTACTCGAAGTTGTTCTCGCAACTGAAAAACAACACCAAAGAAGGACATGATGATGTCAAAGTCGGGATCTTCTTTGTCAACCCGCAAACCAAGCGGCTATGTAATATAGAGAAGGCTTGGATGGAAAAGGAACAGCATTACGAAGAGTTTGTTATCCCGCCATCCCAAGAGCTCTTGTTACCACTGGATAATAACTTGAAGTCCGCCAACCCACTGGTTTTTGTCCACACTCCTCAGGATATACGTTGCGACTATTCACTGGTAGTGATGACGAAAGAGCCGCTTGAAGGGAAAGTAACCTACCAACAACTAGCCCCTTTGATGCCACAAATGAAGGATCTTTTGGACGATTTGGGGGGCATGTTTTCCAGTTGGTTTACTCCCGAAGTTGAGGGGGTGACGATGGAATTTGCTAATGGGCTCAATAGTAAAGTCACGTTTTCTAACGGTGGTGAAAAAGCGATTGTGAATGGCAAAGTACAAGTTGCGCTAACGGAGATTGGTGAAGAGGGATTTGTACTTTTACCGCAAGCCACTACACGGGTACTGCCTTACTTGCCTAGGGCAAAAAAATAG
- the ccoO gene encoding cytochrome-c oxidase, cbb3-type subunit II, which produces MSSNSNNRHEIIERNVGLLAIFIVFAISWGALVEITPLIFQKQTTEPVENLRAYSALEMEGRDIYIREGCNVCHSQMVRPFRSETERYGHYSVAGESVWEHPFLWGSKRTGPDLARVGGRYSDEWHRVHLLDPRELVPESNMPGFPWLAENVLDGKLTQKKLELFRNQFGVPYTDEQIANAGKDVEGKTEMDAVIAYLQSLGHAMK; this is translated from the coding sequence ATGAGTTCAAATTCTAATAATCGCCACGAAATCATTGAACGTAATGTCGGTTTGTTGGCTATTTTTATCGTTTTTGCAATTAGCTGGGGAGCACTTGTTGAAATCACCCCACTGATATTCCAAAAACAAACCACAGAGCCCGTAGAAAATCTACGCGCTTACTCTGCCCTAGAGATGGAAGGTCGTGATATTTACATCCGTGAAGGGTGTAACGTATGTCATAGCCAGATGGTTCGTCCTTTCCGCTCTGAAACAGAACGCTATGGTCACTACTCTGTCGCTGGCGAGAGTGTGTGGGAGCATCCATTCCTATGGGGCTCTAAGCGCACTGGTCCAGATTTGGCCCGCGTAGGTGGTCGTTATTCGGACGAATGGCACCGTGTCCACTTACTTGACCCTCGTGAACTGGTACCTGAATCAAATATGCCGGGTTTCCCTTGGCTAGCTGAGAATGTACTGGATGGCAAATTGACTCAGAAGAAGCTGGAGTTGTTCCGCAATCAATTCGGTGTGCCATACACTGATGAGCAAATCGCCAACGCTGGCAAAGATGTTGAAGGAAAAACGGAGATGGACGCTGTCATCGCTTACCTTCAGTCTTTGGGTCATGCAATGAAATAA
- a CDS encoding CcoQ/FixQ family Cbb3-type cytochrome c oxidase assembly chaperone, whose protein sequence is MDFGTIHSIYTVVLFVSFIGIVVWAYSKKRKASFDEAANLVFADEEKSSPNQQGVTK, encoded by the coding sequence ATGGATTTCGGTACAATACACAGTATTTATACTGTCGTACTTTTTGTCAGTTTTATTGGTATCGTCGTCTGGGCTTACAGCAAAAAACGTAAGGCCAGTTTTGATGAGGCAGCCAATTTAGTATTTGCTGATGAAGAGAAATCTAGCCCTAATCAACAAGGAGTTACGAAGTAA
- the ttcA gene encoding tRNA 2-thiocytidine(32) synthetase TtcA, translated as MTEQIQERTKAQQYNFNKLQKRIRRNTGQAIADFNMIEDGDRIMVCLSGGKDSFTMLDILLSLQKSAPVSFSLVAVNLDQKQPGFPAHVLPEYLENLSVEYKIVEEDTYSIVQDKIPEGKTTCSLCSRLRRGILYRTAKELGATKIALGHHRDDILETLFLNMFYGGKIKGMPPKLVSDNGEHVVIRPLAYCREKDIIKYADMVGYPIIPCNLCGSQPNLQRQNIKMMLNDWDKRFPGRIETMFRAMQNVVPSHLADFELFDFKSINKDSGVINGGDIGFDKEDVPNVVEDEDDVVQAFDTALKLDVTNLSV; from the coding sequence ATGACAGAGCAAATTCAAGAGCGTACGAAAGCTCAACAATACAACTTTAATAAGCTTCAAAAGCGCATTCGTCGCAATACTGGCCAAGCTATTGCTGACTTTAATATGATCGAAGATGGCGATCGCATTATGGTCTGTTTATCCGGTGGTAAAGACAGCTTTACGATGTTGGATATTCTGCTGAGTTTGCAAAAAAGCGCGCCTGTCTCCTTTTCTCTGGTTGCTGTGAACCTTGATCAAAAGCAGCCGGGGTTTCCTGCACATGTGTTACCTGAGTATCTAGAAAATCTTAGTGTTGAGTACAAGATTGTCGAAGAGGACACCTACTCCATCGTGCAAGACAAAATTCCCGAAGGGAAAACCACGTGTTCTCTGTGCTCTCGTTTGCGCCGTGGCATTTTGTATCGCACAGCGAAAGAGCTCGGCGCAACCAAAATCGCGCTTGGCCATCATCGCGACGATATTCTGGAAACTCTTTTCCTCAATATGTTCTACGGCGGAAAAATTAAAGGAATGCCACCGAAACTGGTCTCTGATAATGGAGAGCACGTTGTTATTCGTCCATTGGCTTATTGCCGTGAAAAAGACATTATTAAATACGCAGATATGGTCGGCTATCCTATCATCCCATGTAATCTGTGTGGCTCTCAGCCAAACCTTCAACGTCAGAACATTAAGATGATGCTTAATGACTGGGACAAACGCTTCCCTGGACGAATTGAAACCATGTTCAGAGCGATGCAAAATGTTGTGCCAAGTCATCTGGCGGACTTTGAACTGTTTGATTTCAAATCAATCAACAAAGACTCAGGTGTTATCAATGGTGGTGATATTGGCTTTGATAAAGAAGATGTGCCAAATGTGGTCGAAGATGAGGACGATGTAGTGCAAGCGTTTGATACTGCACTTAAACTCGATGTGACCAATCTGTCTGTGTAA
- the ccoS gene encoding cbb3-type cytochrome oxidase assembly protein CcoS, translated as MESLYILIPIAIVLVCVAVAIFLWAVKSEQFEDLERQGTNILFDDEQESQQQSEKK; from the coding sequence ATGGAAAGCTTGTACATTCTCATTCCGATTGCCATTGTTTTGGTTTGTGTTGCCGTCGCGATCTTCTTGTGGGCAGTCAAAAGCGAACAATTTGAAGATCTTGAGCGTCAAGGAACAAACATACTATTTGATGACGAGCAAGAATCTCAGCAACAAAGCGAGAAAAAGTAG
- a CDS encoding FNR family transcription factor gives MISEKPATKRIQSGGCAIHCQDCSISQLCIPFTLNEAELDQLDQIIERKKPIQKGQELFKAGDVLRSLYAIRSGTIKSYTITEQGDEQITAFHLAGDLVGFDAITDDAHPSFAQALETSMVCEIPYEILDDLSGKMPKLRQQIMRLMSNEIKGDQEMILLLSKKNAEERLAAFLYNLSTRFSQRGFSPREFRLTMTRGDIGNYLGLTVETISRLLGRFQKSEILSVKGKYITILDHSALMELAGVSNG, from the coding sequence ATGATTTCTGAAAAACCTGCGACAAAGCGTATCCAGTCCGGTGGGTGCGCGATTCATTGTCAAGATTGTAGTATCAGCCAACTCTGTATTCCATTTACATTGAATGAAGCTGAATTGGATCAACTTGATCAGATTATCGAGCGAAAAAAACCGATCCAAAAAGGCCAAGAGCTCTTTAAAGCGGGTGATGTGTTACGCTCTCTCTACGCGATTCGCTCGGGTACGATCAAAAGCTACACCATCACTGAGCAAGGCGATGAGCAGATTACAGCCTTCCATCTTGCCGGTGACTTAGTTGGATTTGATGCGATTACCGACGACGCTCATCCTAGTTTCGCCCAAGCCCTCGAAACATCGATGGTTTGCGAGATTCCATACGAAATTCTCGATGACCTTTCAGGAAAAATGCCAAAGTTGCGCCAGCAGATCATGCGTCTCATGAGCAATGAGATCAAAGGCGACCAAGAAATGATTCTGCTGTTGTCGAAGAAAAATGCAGAAGAACGTTTGGCGGCATTTCTTTACAACCTTTCAACTCGTTTCTCTCAACGTGGATTCAGCCCTCGCGAGTTCCGTTTAACCATGACACGTGGTGACATTGGTAATTACCTTGGCTTGACTGTTGAGACCATTAGCCGTCTTCTCGGACGATTTCAAAAATCTGAAATACTCAGTGTTAAGGGTAAATATATTACTATCCTTGATCACAGTGCATTAATGGAACTGGCTGGCGTCTCTAACGGCTAA
- a CDS encoding FixH family protein, whose protein sequence is MVKPWYKQFWPWFLIILPLTVVTWTIATVIVFSQNSVSLVAEDYYKKGKGINVDISKIKVAKELGLNAIVASDDTAVTIVFDKGSLAHFPALTATFTHRTLPDRDFTKLLTADAKGVYRLVLENHIEGPWFVELQPHDQKWLIQGRVTFPSPSTVLMN, encoded by the coding sequence ATGGTAAAGCCTTGGTATAAACAATTCTGGCCGTGGTTCCTGATCATTTTACCACTTACGGTAGTGACGTGGACGATAGCGACTGTCATCGTCTTCTCTCAGAACTCTGTTTCGCTTGTCGCGGAGGATTACTATAAAAAAGGCAAAGGGATCAACGTTGATATCAGCAAGATTAAAGTAGCCAAAGAGCTCGGCCTCAATGCGATTGTCGCTTCAGATGATACTGCGGTCACTATTGTATTTGATAAAGGAAGCTTAGCCCATTTCCCCGCTCTCACTGCGACCTTCACTCATCGCACTTTACCGGATCGTGATTTCACTAAGCTATTAACCGCTGATGCGAAAGGTGTCTATCGTCTGGTTCTGGAGAACCACATTGAAGGACCATGGTTCGTTGAGCTTCAGCCTCATGACCAGAAATGGCTGATTCAAGGTCGTGTCACGTTCCCCTCTCCCTCTACAGTTTTAATGAATTAG
- a CDS encoding heavy metal translocating P-type ATPase, producing the protein MTKSCYHCGEDVPANTDFKVEILGDVRSMCCPGCETVAQTIVDNGLVSYYQYRTAQAEKVELVPEQLKALVHYDNEEVQSEFVRNSNNYCEVMLSLEGVSCAACAWLIEKQVNSQQGVLSIKVNTTTNRALLSWDKSKTKLSELLSGIHQLGYKAAPFEADKQEAAYHATMKQYLYRLGIAGLATMQVMMLAVALYLEVFGDLEPEFKNYFRWVSLIFATPVLLYSALPFYLNAWRSIKGRTLGMDVPVSIALIFAYCASLVATVTEQGEVFFESISMFTFFLLVGRFLEMRARRKAAAASGNLLKLIPAIATTLEGKQIPVKSLKIGDQIRVLPGEHIPADGKVVEGRVHVDESMLTGESIHVVKQMGDLVYAGTLNGDESFVLEVACSKADSVISNIVRLQDEAQHSKPKIAEIADVVARYFVGVILLISAATWLYWHQTKPEDAFWIMLSVLVATCPCALSLATPTALTCATSRMGNFGILLRKGHVFETLCKINHLVIDKTGTLTKGDIEIQRTETFAEWPETQCLAIASSLEYYANHPIARAFSRYADSAVQAVDATNVIGSGICGYWSGEEVKIGSSRYVLDSEQSESHAVYLSIAGKHAATFFYHDPIRKESREFLQKFAEAGIKTTLLTGDSLANATPVASAMGIEHVIASAKPEDKLAYLQSLDASDITMMVGDGINDAPTLAGAHLSVAMGSGTDVAKASADMTLLGDRLDKLLEARELALRTRKIIRENLAWSLGYNLLILPLAVAGLVAPYIAVVGMSASSIIVVSNSLRLLKEQGK; encoded by the coding sequence ATGACAAAATCCTGTTATCACTGTGGTGAAGATGTACCAGCCAACACGGATTTCAAAGTGGAGATATTGGGCGATGTTCGTTCAATGTGCTGCCCAGGTTGTGAAACCGTTGCACAAACAATCGTCGATAATGGCTTAGTCTCTTACTACCAATATCGAACTGCACAGGCAGAAAAGGTCGAGTTAGTCCCTGAGCAGCTCAAAGCGTTAGTGCATTACGACAACGAGGAAGTCCAGTCGGAGTTTGTTCGTAATAGCAACAATTACTGCGAGGTGATGCTATCACTGGAAGGCGTATCTTGCGCTGCATGTGCTTGGTTAATTGAAAAGCAAGTTAATTCCCAGCAAGGGGTTTTGTCTATAAAAGTAAATACCACGACAAACCGAGCTTTACTTTCTTGGGATAAATCAAAGACTAAACTCAGTGAACTGCTATCTGGAATTCATCAATTAGGCTACAAAGCCGCTCCTTTTGAAGCGGACAAACAAGAAGCGGCCTATCACGCAACCATGAAGCAATACCTCTATCGTCTAGGTATTGCTGGCCTTGCGACTATGCAGGTGATGATGCTGGCGGTCGCGCTCTATCTTGAGGTTTTTGGTGATCTTGAACCTGAGTTCAAAAATTATTTCCGCTGGGTGAGCTTAATTTTTGCCACTCCGGTCCTTCTTTACTCTGCACTGCCATTTTATCTTAATGCTTGGCGAAGCATTAAAGGCCGAACACTCGGGATGGATGTGCCTGTGTCGATAGCGCTCATCTTTGCTTATTGTGCAAGCTTAGTCGCTACCGTCACAGAGCAAGGTGAAGTCTTTTTTGAATCTATCTCCATGTTTACCTTTTTTCTTTTGGTAGGACGTTTTCTCGAGATGAGAGCCCGGAGAAAGGCCGCCGCAGCCAGTGGGAATCTGCTCAAGCTGATCCCCGCAATTGCCACTACCCTAGAAGGCAAACAGATCCCGGTAAAAAGTTTGAAAATTGGCGATCAAATCCGTGTTTTGCCCGGCGAGCATATCCCTGCCGATGGTAAAGTGGTGGAAGGGCGTGTGCATGTTGACGAGTCTATGCTAACGGGAGAATCGATCCATGTTGTTAAACAGATGGGTGATCTTGTCTACGCTGGTACGCTCAATGGCGATGAATCTTTTGTGTTGGAGGTTGCCTGCTCTAAAGCGGACTCGGTAATTTCAAATATCGTTCGACTTCAAGATGAGGCACAGCATTCTAAACCGAAAATCGCCGAAATTGCCGATGTCGTTGCACGTTATTTTGTCGGTGTCATTTTGCTCATTTCAGCGGCAACCTGGCTCTACTGGCACCAAACTAAGCCGGAAGATGCGTTTTGGATTATGTTATCTGTGCTTGTGGCGACCTGCCCTTGCGCCCTTTCGCTCGCCACGCCGACAGCCTTGACTTGTGCGACCTCACGCATGGGCAATTTTGGCATCTTGCTGCGCAAAGGCCACGTGTTTGAAACTCTATGTAAAATCAATCATCTGGTGATAGATAAAACGGGCACCTTGACCAAAGGTGATATCGAGATACAGCGCACGGAAACCTTTGCCGAATGGCCAGAAACACAATGTCTCGCGATTGCGAGCAGTTTAGAATACTACGCTAACCACCCGATTGCTCGCGCTTTTTCTAGATACGCAGACTCAGCCGTTCAAGCCGTCGATGCAACCAACGTCATTGGCTCAGGTATTTGTGGTTATTGGAGCGGCGAAGAAGTGAAAATTGGTAGCAGTAGATATGTACTAGACAGTGAGCAGTCGGAAAGTCATGCGGTATATCTTTCTATTGCTGGCAAACACGCCGCCACATTTTTTTATCACGATCCAATTCGTAAAGAGAGCAGAGAGTTTTTGCAAAAGTTTGCTGAGGCAGGAATAAAAACAACACTGCTCACCGGTGACTCTCTTGCCAATGCAACGCCTGTTGCTAGCGCGATGGGCATTGAACACGTGATAGCTTCTGCCAAACCCGAAGATAAGCTCGCCTATTTGCAAAGCTTGGATGCCTCAGACATAACCATGATGGTTGGCGATGGTATAAACGATGCGCCTACTTTAGCCGGTGCTCATCTTTCGGTCGCAATGGGTAGCGGTACCGACGTTGCTAAAGCATCAGCAGATATGACGTTGCTTGGTGATCGGCTCGATAAATTACTCGAAGCTCGAGAGCTCGCTTTGCGCACAAGGAAAATCATCCGAGAAAATCTGGCTTGGTCTCTAGGCTATAACCTGTTAATTTTACCGCTAGCGGTTGCTGGCTTGGTTGCCCCCTACATCGCCGTTGTTGGCATGTCGGCAAGCTCTATCATCGTTGTCTCTAATTCGCTCAGACTGCTCAAAGAGCAAGGTAAGTAA